Proteins from one Mesotoga infera genomic window:
- a CDS encoding flavin reductase family protein, with protein MKDRIGAGIYIYPMPLVVVGSMTEDRPNYTTVAFCGVVEVQPPMIQITLAKTRFSCKNIREFESFSINVPSMDMLRGVDFMGIYSGKTTDKSELFKTFYGELKNAPMIEEAPLNMECKLVDVFDFGGTHETFIGEVVQSYCSEFCIVNGLPDIKKINPATFSVYDNSYWSLGIHLGKAWNIGMKYTPPKTIHD; from the coding sequence TTGAAGGACAGAATAGGTGCCGGAATCTACATATATCCAATGCCTTTGGTAGTAGTGGGAAGTATGACAGAAGACAGGCCCAACTATACAACGGTAGCTTTCTGTGGAGTTGTTGAAGTTCAGCCTCCAATGATACAGATCACTCTTGCTAAAACACGTTTCAGCTGCAAAAATATAAGGGAATTCGAATCGTTCAGTATAAATGTTCCTTCCATGGATATGCTCAGAGGCGTCGATTTTATGGGTATCTATTCGGGTAAGACTACCGATAAGTCGGAACTTTTCAAAACCTTTTATGGGGAACTTAAGAACGCCCCCATGATCGAAGAGGCACCATTAAATATGGAATGTAAGCTTGTAGATGTCTTCGATTTTGGAGGTACACATGAGACTTTCATAGGGGAAGTTGTACAGAGCTATTGCTCGGAATTCTGCATAGTCAATGGTCTACCCGACATAAAGAAGATAAATCCCGCAACCTTCTCAGTTTACGATAATTCTTACTGGTCGTTGGGAATTCACCTCGGAAAGGCCTGGAACATCGGGATGAAATACACGCCTCCAAAGACGATCCACGACTGA
- a CDS encoding SagB/ThcOx family dehydrogenase, translated as MFTRDQGRYFISNRIWDEESGNSRISDQQLGKPQPALEKPFIEEGLLPLPEPFSVTFKKKDITSIIYDRRSRRVFTDEAMTPGELSYLLWASQGIKEIMANNYATLRTVPSAGARHPFETYLYINRVSEMEKGIYRYVASKHSLNLLKAGNFTDEMDEASLKQHFVGNSAVTFIWSVVPYRTEWRYNLHSYKVILIDAGHVCQNLYIACEALGLGTCAIGAYNQDKIDKLLNLDGEDEFVVYLAPVGRYNERGNQK; from the coding sequence ATGTTCACAAGAGATCAGGGAAGATACTTCATAAGCAACAGAATATGGGACGAGGAATCTGGCAATTCCCGGATATCCGATCAGCAGCTGGGAAAACCTCAACCGGCTCTTGAAAAACCTTTCATTGAAGAAGGCCTGTTACCCCTTCCAGAACCGTTTTCGGTAACTTTCAAGAAAAAAGATATTACATCGATAATATATGATAGAAGAAGTCGCAGGGTCTTCACGGATGAAGCAATGACTCCCGGAGAACTTTCGTATCTTTTGTGGGCCAGTCAGGGGATTAAGGAGATAATGGCAAACAATTACGCGACTCTGAGAACGGTACCTTCGGCCGGAGCCCGGCATCCTTTCGAAACATATCTTTATATCAATAGAGTCTCGGAAATGGAAAAGGGAATCTACCGTTACGTAGCATCGAAGCACTCGTTGAACCTATTGAAAGCGGGAAATTTCACCGATGAGATGGACGAGGCCAGTCTCAAACAACACTTCGTCGGCAATTCTGCCGTGACGTTCATCTGGTCTGTGGTTCCGTATAGAACTGAATGGAGATACAACCTTCACTCCTATAAAGTGATCCTTATTGATGCGGGTCATGTGTGCCAGAATCTTTACATCGCCTGTGAGGCTTTAGGTTTAGGAACGTGTGCAATTGGTGCTTACAATCAAGATAAGATAGACAAGCTTTTAAACCTTGACGGAGAGGACGAATTTGTGGTCTATTTAGCTCCGGTCGGCCGCTACAATGAAAGAGGGAATCAAAAGTGA